The following coding sequences lie in one Anaerohalosphaeraceae bacterium genomic window:
- a CDS encoding glycosyltransferase family 4 protein has protein sequence MKIVHIITRLIVGGAQENTLITCRLLARRGHEVVLVTGPAVGPEGALFEEVRKDGYEVILLDELCREISPMNDVSAYWKLKRLLSRLNPDIVHTHSAKAGILGRWAGWALKGRLAGGNPVRPFVVHTVHGLAFHPYQSRLLNRFYIAMEKAAARRTDAFLTVADAMTAQAKAAGIGLDKPWTTAYSAIEEEPFVNPPSEEAKAAFRRQYNLPAEAVVIVKIARLFHLKGHEYVIRSAQTLARTCPNVYWLFVGDGILTEQRKEEIRRAGLEERFRFTGLLPPSRIPLAIHASDFLVHCSLREGLARVLPQAMLCGKPVVSFDIDGAREVVNPSTGFLIEPENVQQLIYACRQLIDNPALRMQLGQNARRSVLGKFAPETMVNTIESVYQRLFSEISQKC, from the coding sequence ATGAAGATTGTGCACATTATCACGCGTCTGATTGTCGGCGGGGCACAGGAAAACACCCTGATTACTTGCCGTCTTCTGGCCCGTCGCGGTCATGAGGTCGTGCTGGTTACAGGGCCGGCCGTCGGTCCGGAAGGGGCTCTCTTTGAGGAGGTCCGCAAAGACGGATACGAAGTCATTCTCCTGGATGAACTTTGTCGGGAAATCTCTCCGATGAACGATGTATCCGCCTATTGGAAGCTCAAGCGGCTTCTGAGTCGGCTGAATCCGGATATTGTCCATACCCACTCGGCCAAGGCGGGGATTCTGGGCCGCTGGGCCGGCTGGGCCTTAAAGGGCAGGCTTGCCGGTGGAAATCCTGTTCGCCCCTTCGTGGTTCATACCGTTCACGGGCTTGCGTTTCATCCGTATCAAAGCCGTCTCCTGAATCGCTTTTATATTGCCATGGAGAAGGCCGCCGCCCGCCGAACTGATGCCTTTCTGACTGTGGCGGATGCGATGACGGCACAGGCCAAAGCCGCCGGCATCGGTCTGGACAAACCCTGGACGACCGCCTATTCGGCCATAGAAGAAGAGCCGTTTGTCAATCCGCCTTCCGAGGAAGCCAAAGCGGCCTTTCGCCGGCAGTACAATCTGCCCGCTGAGGCGGTCGTTATTGTCAAAATCGCCCGGCTCTTCCACCTCAAGGGGCACGAGTATGTCATTCGTTCCGCCCAGACCCTGGCTCGGACCTGTCCGAATGTGTATTGGCTTTTCGTCGGCGACGGCATCCTGACTGAACAGCGAAAAGAGGAAATCCGACGGGCCGGCCTGGAAGAACGGTTTCGTTTTACCGGTCTTCTGCCTCCTTCCCGGATTCCGCTGGCCATCCATGCCTCTGATTTCCTTGTGCACTGTTCGCTGCGGGAAGGTCTTGCTCGCGTCCTGCCTCAGGCAATGCTCTGCGGCAAACCCGTCGTCAGTTTCGACATTGACGGCGCCCGCGAGGTGGTTAATCCCTCCACCGGATTTCTGATTGAACCCGAAAATGTCCAGCAGCTCATTTATGCCTGCCGGCAGCTGATTGACAATCCCGCTCTGCGGATGCAGCTGGGACAAAATGCCCGCCGCTCCGTTCTGGGCAAATTCGCTCCCGAAACGATGGTCAATACCATTGAGTCCGTCTATCAGAGACTGTTCAGCGAAATATCGCAGAAGTGCTGA